In the Rhizobium sp. SSA_523 genome, ATGCGCCGCTGGTGATGCCGGAAGTCATCACTGGTCTGTCTCTGCTGCTGCTGTTCGTGGCGATGAACATCGATCGCGGCTTCTGGACGGTGACCATTGCCCATACCACCTTTACAATGTGCTATGTCGCCATCATCGTGCAGTCCCGGCTGATGACATTCGACAGGAGCCTGGAAGAGGCGGCGCTGGATCTCGGCTGCCCGCCCGTCAAGACCTTCTTCAGGATCACCCTGCCGCTCATCCTGCCGGCGATCGTCTCGGGCTGGATGCTGGCCTTCACTTTGTCGCTGGATGATCTGGTGATCGCCAGCTTCACGACAGGGCCGGGCGCCACCACGCTGCCGATCAAGATCTATTCGCAGGTGCGGCTCGGTGTGACGCCGGAGATCAATGCCATCTGCACCATCCTGATCGGCGTCGTCACCCTTGGCGTGATCATTGCCTCGATCGGGACCAAGCGGGCCGAGATACGGCGGATTGCGGATGAGCACGAAGCCGCCCGGGCCGGCGGCTGAAAATCTCTTCGGATCGGCAATCGCTGCGACGCGAGACTGTGCCGGCCTCAAGCAGAGCCGGCCTCAAGCAGATCAAGCGCCGGCGGCCCGGCGTGCCGGGTCTCGCCCAATGATCGCCATCATCACGGTCTGCCGGATGACGGGCTCTCGGGCGTCACCGGCCATATGACGGGATTGGGCCAGGCGCCGCCGATAAAGAGGTCGAGCGGCGGTTGCGCATTGCTCGGGTCGGATAGCCGGGCGGACAAAGCCAGGCTGCGCGAGAGATAGGCGATGACACCGGAGAGGCTCAGCCTCTGATCCGCGCTTTCCAGATCGGCCGTCTGCAATTCGGCGCTGCCGGCCGCGATCTTCGCCTCGAGCGTGAGCGTATCGAAGACCGTATTGTCGCCACTCGCCTCATCGAGGGAGAAATAGGTGCCGTTCGCGGAAAGCGATCGAATCTGCGCCAGATCGAGGTTGCGGATCTCCCCGCCACTCGCCGTCAGCTTTACGGTGCCGGCGATGTCCTGGCCCAAAGGATCGATGATCAGGCCTTGCGTGGACAAAGCAAGGTCGAGAGAGGCGGGGGCATCGATCGTCGGCCCGGTGAGGCCGAGCGGGCCGGCAAGGCTTGCAAGATTGACGCCGCGTACCGATAGCCGGACCTTGCTCGACAAGCCGCGCACCGTCTCCGCATCCGATCTCGGCTGGCCGGCGGGGGAGGATAGGGTCTTCTGCGGCGGCGACTGCATCTGCAACTGCGCCGTCAGCGATCCGGTGAGAAGATCGCTGTCGAGGATCTCGATCTGTGTCCGCTCCGGCCCGGACAGCACGCTCACGGCGGCATTGCTGAGCGAAAGACTGCCGAGCCGCGCCTCGCTGGCGGAAAAGCGGACATCAAGGCCCAGCTGCCGATCGTGCCGTGCGGCCGCGGCCATGGCTTCGCTGGCCTGGCCCTCGGGCTCGCGCAGATCCTCGCAGAGCGCCGTGACCAGCGTCCACAGGTCGAGCCTGTCGAAGGCGAGCGTTCCGGTCACCCGGGGCGGGGCATCGCCGCTGGCCATGACCAGGTCCATGACGCCATGGCCCTGCGTGCCGTTCGCCTTCACCTTCAGCGTGTCGAACCGCAGGACATTGCCCATGGTCGCCAGCTGTGCGGTCAGCGACAGGTCGGTCAAGCGATCCGCGGTATGAACGGGTATAGATGTCCAGCGGGTCAGGGCATCGAATTTGGGGATTGTCAGGCTGAGCGCACCGGAGAAGAAGGCGTAGGTGGCGAGATCGGCCGTGCCGTCGAAGCTGCCGGAGAGCAGGGCGGAGCTTACCCCGGCGGTCAGCGAGGCGGTGCGCCCGCCGAGGAGCTGCATCGGCTGTGGCGACGACAGGTCGAGATTGACCGTCTGCCCCTTCACCTGCGCACTGATCTTCACCTGCGCGGCCGATCCGAGCGTCGGCCAGATCAGGCTGCCATTCACCGCTTCCAGGAGAAGCGCGTGGTCGCTCTGGTCGTAGAGATGAAGCCGCCCATCGAGGATGGTGACGTCGCCGATCACGGTGGCGGTTTCGTCCGGCGTCAGCGGTTCGTCGGCCGCAGCACGATGCACCGCCAGGCCCAGCAGGCCGTTGCTGCTCCAGTTGAAGCGGCCCTCGGCATTCAGCCTGATGGTGATGTCCGGGCCGGTGAGCGTGAAATCGCGGAAGGTCGGCGCGCCCCATAAAGCGTCGAGAAGGCTGAACCGGGCGGAGAGCGACGCCACCTGTCCCAGGACTTCGGCGCCATCGCGATCTTCCTGGCGGATGGTGAGATCCGGCATGGTGATGAGCGGCCGCGGCCAGAACTGCAATTGCGGTGTTCCGTCGATCACCACGTCATGCCCCAGCCAGGCCTCGACCGCCGATTCCATCTGATCGCGCACGAGGGCGGAGGAGATGAGGACCGGGGCGATCACGCGGAAGGACAGGATCAGCACGAGAAGAACGGCTGCGCCCACAAGCGCAGGGCGAATGACGTTTCTGCCAAGTCGAAATGTCGTCATGTGTGGTTGCGCCGTGATGTCTCGCCATGTGCCGGCCGGCACCTGCTGCGCGATCTCGTTAAAGGAATTGTTCCGCGCATGCAAATAACCGGCGGCCGGCCGCACGCCGCGTGCCGATTCTGAAGCCGGACCATGGCGCAAGCGGGCCACGCCCCTCCTGTCGCGAAATGGGACAGGTCGCCGCCCTGACTGCCGGGAACGCCCGGCAGGTCTTCATCAGCAACATCATCCGATCCTTGCCGATAACGAATTGAAGATTTTCAGCTTTTTTCGCGCGACAGGTGCAAGTTCACGTGAGTAGGTGTCACATTTTAACGCATTCTTAAATGTTGGACGAGAGGATAGGACCGAAGCGAAAGGGCACACGCTGCCCGAGTTTCACGGACCCCCATCCGGACAACTATCAGCATGACTTGTAAAGGCAGCTTCGGCTGCCTTCTTTTTTGCGCGCCGCATCGCGTCAAGGCGGGCCGCGTCAGCGCCGGTCGAAGGCGCAGAGACCTAATGGTTCGGATCAGCGCTCCAGCGAGCGGGAGACCAGGATGACTGGCACGAGGCCGACCAGAACGACGATCAGCGAGGCTATGGAGGCGTTTTCGATTTGCGCCCGCGAGGCATCCTCATAGATCAGCGTGGCCAAGGTGTTGAAGTTGAAGGGGCGCAGCAGAATGGTTGCGGAGAGTTCCTTCATGCTTTCGACGAAGACGAAGAGGCCGGCGGTCAAGAGGGCCGGGCGCATGTTCGGCAGCAGCACGCCGATCAGGGTCTGCAGCCGGTTGCGGCCAAGCGTTCTGGCCGCCATGTCGAGATGCGGCGATAGCTTCTGGAAGCCAGCCTCCACCGTGCCCTCCGCCATGGTCAGGAACCGCACCGTGCAGGCGTAGAAAATGGCAAAGCCGGTGCCGGACAAAAGAAGGCCGGTCGAGAGGCCGAAATGGCTGCGCATCACGCCATCCAGGGCATTGTCGAAATGCGCCAGCGGGATCAGGACGCCGATGGCGAGAACCGTGCCCGGCATGCCATAGCCGAGCGAGGCCAGGCGTCCCGCGGCTCCCGCCAGCCGCTGAGTCTCGGTCCGCGCCGCATAGGCAAGCAAGAAGCCGATGACGACAGTGGCCAGCGCTGCGGCGCCGGAGACGGTCACGCTGTTCACCAGAGCCTTGATCAGGCGTGGATCGTAAATCAGGTCCAGCCGTCGGAGCGCATAGCTGACCAGCATCAGGAAAGGCAGCAGGAAGCCGAGCGCCACGGGCAGCGCGCAGGCCAGGAGGGCAAGCCAGGCGGCGGGGCCTTTCAGCCTCGGGCGCAACTGGTCATGCACCAGGCCTGTCGTCCGGCTGGCGGAAAAGCGTTGCCGCCTTCGGGCCAGACGCTCGATCGCCATCAGCACCGCAACAAAGCCCAGAAGAACCAGAGCGAGCTGTGCGGCACCCGGCAGGCTGCCGCGATTGAGCCAGGTATCGTAGATCGAGAAGGTCAGCGTGTTGACGCCGAGATATTCGACCGCGCCGATGTCATTCAGCGTTTCCATCGTCACCAGCGTCAGGCCGATGACAATGGCCGGCCGCGCCATGGGCAATTGCACGCGCAGCATGGTGCGCAGCGGCCCGGAGCCCAGCGTGCGGGCCACGTCGCCGGCCGTTCGCCCCTGCATCAGAAAGCTCGAGCGGCAGGCGAGATAGACATATGGGTAAAGGACCGAGGCCATGATCAGCACCGCTCCGCCGAGCGAGCGGACATCGAAAAACCAGTAATCGCGCGCGGATTGGAAGCCGAGCAGGCTGCGATACAGGCTCTGCACCGGGCCGGTGAAATCCAGAAACTCCACGAATGTATAGGCGCCGATATAGGAGGGAATGGCAAGCGGCAGAACCAGGGCCACCGAGAGCAGCCGGCGCAGGGGAAAGCGGAAGGAGGTGACCAGCCAGGCGGTGACGATGCCGAACAGGCAGGTGCAAAGCCCCGTCATGATGACCAGCAGCAGGGTTCGGAGGCTGGCGCGCGGCAGGACAGTGGCGACGATGTGCTGCAGATCGCCGGTGCCGCCGGTCAGTGCGATGACGAAGACAGCGCAGACCGGCATTGCGGCAATGGCGGCGACCATGACCGAGGCGATCATCAGGGGGCGGATCTCCTGGCGCACGGGGCGCCCAGGGTGCGGACGGGCAAGCGGCAATGCCGGAATCCTCTCGTTTGCCGAGACATCACAGCCGCTTTATCGCACTGGCCTCAGTTTGCAAGCACGCGGGGCGAGGGAAAGGTGATCTCCACCAGCGTTCCCTCGTTCGGGGCCGAGTGGATGGAGAACGTCGCCCGATTGGCATCCACCATGGCCTTGGTCAGCGGCAGGCCGAGGCCGGTGCCGTCACCGCGTTTGCGCCCGGCGCCCGCCACCTGCCGGAAGGGCTTCATCGCCATATCCAGCTCCGCCCGCGTCATCCCAATGCCCGTATCGCGGACCCGCAGTACCACGCTGCCATTGGCTTCATAGGCGGTGGAGACGACGATCTGGCCGCCCGACGGCGTGAAACGGATGGCATTGGAAAGGATATTGAGGACGATCTGCTTGATCGACCGGAGATCGGCCACGACCGGGGGCACGGATTGCGACAGGGCCGTGCGGATGATGACGCGCTGGCCATTGGCCTGCGGCTGCACCAGAGACACGGCCTCCGCCACGGTTTCGTTCAGCCCGACAGAGGCAAAATCGAGATCCATCTCGCCGGCTTCGATCTTCGAAATATCGAGCAGGTCGTTGACGATATCCAGAACATGCCGCCCCGAGCGGCCGATATCATTGGCATATTCGACGTAACGGGGATGGCCGACAGGGCCAAGCCGTTCGGTCGCCATCATATCGGCAAAGCCGATGATGGCGTTGAGCGGGGTGCGGATCTCGTGGCTCACATGCGCCAGGAATTCCGTCTTGTGGGCGCTCGCCGTCTCGGCGGCGCGCTTGGCACTGCGCAGCTCCTCTTCGGTCCGCTTCCACTGGGTGATGTCGCGGATCACCGCGCAATAGCCGCTCGACGAGGTGAGATGGCCGATCGTCATGAACAGCGGCACGAAACCACCCGAGGCCTCGCGGCCGATCACGTCGCGCCCATCGTTCAACAGGCTGGCGACGCCATGGCCGGTCAGGCTTGCCAGATAGTCCATCACCAGCTTCTGGCTCTCATGCGCAAACAGCATGACGAAGGGTTTTCCGGTCGTCTCGTCGCTATCATAGTTGAACAGGGCGCTCGCGGCACGGTTCATCGAGCGGATATCGCCATCCGAACCGAGAATGACAACGCCATCGGTCGCCGTGTCCAGAATGGCCCTCAGCTCATCCACCTCGACCATCAGCCGCGAAACCTCGTCGGCCTGCTGTGCCTTGTGCTTCTCGGCCGCCTCGACATCGAAGGGCGGCTCGCTGTCCTCCGAAGGCGGGTCTCCGGCCGGCATCAGTGCCAGGATCAGGGCGGTCGCGCCGTCCCAGCGAACCGATTGCAGCCGCGCCGTCACGGGAATGACGGCATCGTCGGCTCGCACCAGCACCATGCCGCCGGCATTGGCCGTTTTGTCTTCCAGATCCTGCCGCTGCAGCAGGGCATCGAGCCCGCCGACCGCCACCAGGGCGTCGAGCGTGTCATAACCGGTCAGCCGCAGGAATTCCGGATTGGCGTGCATCAGCCGATCGCCGGCATGCACCAGAAGCGCCACGGGCATCTGGTCGATGTTATGGGGCGAGAGCTGCGGCCGCGGCCGAAGCGGGATGGCTTCGGCATAGGCTTGCTCGATCGAGAAAGGCTCGTCCGCCTCACCGCCCGTGTCCTCCTTGCCCGTGTCCTCCTTGCCCGCTTCCTCGCCGGTCTCGCCGGCCGCTTCCTCGCCTGTCTCGCCGCCCATCTCGCCGCCTGCCTCCGCGGCGTGTGCGGGGGTTGCATCGGCCTCGTCGACCACGGCGGGCGTCACGGCTTCGCCGGCGCTGTCCGGCTCGTCTGCCGCGCCAGCCGCCCTCGTCATTTCCTCTGCCGTCCCATCAGCGGGCACGGCATCATCGCGATCGGCATTTGCCGGGCGGCCGGTGTCCTGGTCTGCGGCGGCCTCGGCGGCGGCCTTATCGGCAACCTTATCGGCGGGCGTGGCGTCGAGGCCCTGCCGGAACGCATCGAGCCGGCGGGCGATCTCGCGGAAATTGGCCTGTTCCGACGGCGAAAGCTGATCGATCTGCTGGTTGCGGCGTTCCTCGAGGCGCACCACCTTGTCGGAATGGCGACGCCCCGGCGATGTGACGATGCGCAGGGCAGGCTTTTCCACCAAAGGCTCTGCATGGCGCGGCGCATCAGCGGGCGCGGTCGGATCCGTCTCTTCGTCCGCGTCCTGTTCTTCGTCTTCCTCTGCGGTTTCGACGGCACCTTGCGTCAGGTCGTCGGGCAGGTCGTCTTCCTCCGACGGGGAAGGGCTGGCATCGGAGACGTCCGAGAGCGCAGTCTCATCCGGAAGATCGGCTTCGGCATCTTCCGGCAGATGGAAGGGCGGATAGGCTGCCGGAGCTTCGACGTCCGTTTCGGCCTCGACGTCCTCCTCGGCAGTAAAGTCCTCCTCGGCTGCAACGTCCTCCTCGGCGGTGACGGCGTCGATTTCGCCGGAACCAGGCGCTTCCTCGGCAGGGCCGGGCGCTTCCTCTTCGGTCAACGAAGAAGGCGGCAGGGCTTCGGCCGTCTGCGCCGCAAAGCCAGTTTCGCTCGGCTCTCTGTCTTCGCTCTGCCCTGGGAAGGCAAGAGCCGTGGCCTCGTCGGGGGCGGAAGACGCAGCGGCCGTCTCCTCATCCTCTGTCTCCGGCACGGCGGGTTCTGCCTGCGGCGCCTCAGGCTCTGCGGCTGGCAGATCCTCGTCATTGAAGACATCCTCCACCACCTCGCCGGCAACCAGTGTCAGCCCGACGGCGTGGGGATCCTCCTGCAGATCCGCCATGCGGATAATGCCGAAACCGCGAAAGCCGTCGAAATCACGATTGCGCGTATAGGTTGGCAAGGCGGCCAGATCGATCGGCACCACCAGCGATGTGCCCTCGATGGGCCAGCGGATCGTCTTGCCGGACCAGGTATCGCGCCGGCCGAGAAGCTCGGACAGCTTGCCTTCCGGATCGAGATTGAACAGCGCCGCCACATCGGTAAAGGCCAGGCCCACCACTTCCGCGGCATGTGGCCCGACAGCGGCCGCAAGTTCCGGCGAAATCTCGCGGAAACGGCCTTCGGCATCGATCTTCCAGACAAAGCGTGTCGCCCGCATGTCCGGACGGAAGGAAGGCGCGGCGGCACGCGGCTGCGCCTCCATAGCCGGTTGCGCGACATCCGGTTCGACGGAATTCTGCTCGCCATCCCGGTCGCCATGCTCGCGTTCGGAAAGCTCCGGCCCGGAAAGCTCCGGCTCGGAAATCTCTGGCCCGGAATCCTCTGGCCCCGAAACCTCTGGCTCGGCAAAGATGGGGGCAAGTTCGGCAGAGGAGACCGCGTCCTTGGTCGCCGGATCCTGGCCGGTCGCCGCAACAGGGGCGTCAGGCGTCGATATCTCGGTGCTTTGCGCGGTCGGGCCGGTCGACCCACCCGCATCGGTATGACTTGGCAGAGCCGCATCCGCGGCGTCCAGCGGCGGCTCGGGAAGGGCCGCTTCCTCGAAAAGCCCGTCATCCATTTCATCTATGGCGGAGATTGCCTGCAGCGCCTCGGTAAAGCCATCATCCGGACCGGCATCGGGCAAAACGGCCTCTGCGTCCGGGACGGGTGCCCCTGCCGCGACAGCCGGCACTTCGGGGCCCTGATTGGCAGAGGGCGGAGCGGCTGCGGTTCCCGGCTCCGGCTGCACGAGAAAGACGAGGTTGAGCGCCGGCTGGTCCGACAATCGGGCGATGGCGCCGGGAAGATAGCCCGATGCCGTCGGCACAGGTCGCTTGACGAGCCGGTCGCGCTCGCCGCCGGCAAGGTTCACCAGCATGCGCAAGGTCTGCGGCGTCAATTGAAGGGCGGCAAAGCCTTGCGAGGCGGAAATGACCGCGCCCTCGCCATCCAAAACGGCAATATGGGTCTGCGGGTCGTCGAACCCTTCCAGCATCTGGCGGGAGCAGGCAGCGATATCCGTCTCGGAAGCCTGTGCCGGGGCGGCAAGCAGGATCGCCTCGCCATCCGGCAGGCCGATCCGCTCGCAGACTGCTGTTACGGCAACGCGCTCAAAACCCTCGGTCATGCGCATGATGAAGCTGCGGCTATCGCCCACTGCGGTAAGGCCGCGCGCCGTCGACAAAGCCTGTCGGAATGTCAGATTGCCGCGATCGGCGCCATGCTCGATCAGATCATAGATCGAGGCGCGGCCGAACAGCCGGGCACCGCGGCCATTGGCCCAGAGAATCTCTGCCATGTCGGCCGAAAACAGCACGAGCGCCTTGCCCGCAGCGAAATGGCTGCGGATCCGCTCGTGAACGGCGAGGTCGATAAATGGATACTGCACAGAGGACATGGCGGGCCTTGCATGGATGCCGTCTTCTAACCGGGCGCTGACAGCAGATTAACACATTGTTAGTAACTTCGAAGCCCCCTTCCGGTCCACAGCCCGGCCATTGGTTTTGAGCAACAGGGTTAACCGCCAAAATTTTTATGCTGCACTGCACAATGATATTGCAACGCACAATAAAATGCGCTATATAGATCCTCATACGGTCGCTGATCGCTCACGGCCTGCATGCATATCGGTCCTCCCAGCGGGCGGGATCGCAAACCCACTCCGACCTATAAAGGGTGATGACAATGGCATACAGAACTGACGACGTATTCTCGTTCTCCGCTTTCGATCCGGCGCGGATGTCCGACGGCCTGCGTGAATTTGCCGAAAAGGGCGCTGCCCAGTCGCGCGATGCTTTCGCCAAGATGAAGACGGCGGCTGAAGAAGCCTCCAAGACCATGGAAGCCACGATGCAGACGGCCCAGGCCGGCACCGTCGAGCTCGGCCTCAAGGCCATCGACGCCATGCGCATCAATGCCGATCTGTCGCTGTCGCACATGGAAGCCCTGCTCGGCGTGAAGTCGGTGGCGGAACTGATCGAACTGCAGACGGGCTTCGTGCGCAAGCAGGCCGAGACCACGGTCGAGCAGGCCAAGGCTATGCAGGAAGCTGCGCGCAAGGTTGCAGAAGACGTCTCCAAGCCGGGCCGCGAAGCTGCCGAAAAGGCAATGACCACCTTCAAACCTGCCTGATTTCGCGCAAGCGATGAACGGTCGAGGCCGGGGATTTTTTCCCGGCCTTTTCTGTATTCTCGCCAAACTCGGGGCTTGCAAAACGCATGCAATGCTTCTATGTCACGCCCCAGACGCGGTCGGCACAGGTCGACCCGATGGTATGCGGTTGTAGCTCAGTTGGTTAGAGCGCAGGTTTGTGGCACCTGAGGTCGGAGGTTCGAGACCCCCCAACCGTACCATTTTTCCTTTCCTTCATTTTGCATGTTCTGACAGCCGAGGCAGCCGCAATCCTTTCTTTGAGATTGCCCCCCGCGCCATTGGCCTGGATATGGCGCTCGCTTATCCCGACTTGCGCAAAATCAAAGCTGGTCCGTCGGATAGTCCCTAGATTCTCTTCGCATGGATAGCAGAGACAGGCGGAGGGCATGGCATGATCGTGGATGATCAACGAGACACACGCGATTTTCTTGCCCGGTCGGCCAATCTCGGTCAGTCTGGCCCCGTCACCCTTATCGAGACGCATATCTCGCTCATCGCTCTGGCCGGTTCGCGGGCCTTCAAGATGAAGCGGGCGGTGAAGCTGCCTTATGTCGATTTCTCCACGCCTGATCTTCGCCTTGCGGCCTGCGAGGCGGAGCTTTTGATGAATTCGGCGACGGCGCCCGGCCTCTATCTCCGGGTGCGCCGGATCGTCCGCGCGACCGACGGCCAGCTCTGCCTGGATGGCGAGGGAGAGCTTGTCGATGCGCTGGTGGAAATGGTGCGGTTCGATCAGGATCTTCTGTTCGACCGCATGGCCGGTGCGGGGAAACTGACCCCGGCGCTGATGACGCAGACGGCCAGAATGATTGCCCGCGCCCATCATCAGGCACCCGTCATCGCCGATCAGGATGGCGCAAACCGGGTGAGGGCGGTTCTGGCGATCAACCGCGCCGGCTTTGCCACAAGCGACGTCTTCACCGCCGACGAGGCGGATCGGCTGACGGCCGGCTTCGAGACCGAGCTGGAGCGGCTTGCCAGTCTTCTCGACCGGCGCGCCGCCCTCGGACGCGTCCGGCGATGTCACGGCGACCTGCATCTGCGCAATATCTGCCTTCTGGGAGGCGAGCCGCGGCTCTTCGATTGCATCGAGTTCAATGCCAGTCTCGCGACCACCGATGTGCTGTACGATCTGGCCTTCCTGCTCATGGATCTCTGGCATCGCGGGTTTCCCTTCCTCGCCAATCTGGTGATGAACCGCTATTTCGACGATGCCGGGGGCGAGAGCGACCTGAAAGACAGTGGACTCCGTCTGCTTCCCTTCTTCCTGGCATTGCGTGCCTCGGTGCGCGCTCATGTCGTGGCCACGCAGGTGAGCGAGGCTGCGCAGCGCTCGCCGGATCTGGTGGCGGAAGCGCGCTCCTATTTCCGCCTGGCGGAAAGCCTGTTCCAGCCACGGCCCGCGCGGCTGGTGGCGATCGGCGGTCTCAGCGGTTCGGGCAAGAGCACGCTGGCGGATCATCTGGCGCCGGAAATCGGTCTGCCGCCCGGTGCCCGGCTTCTGGAAAGCGACCGGCTGCGCAAGGCTCTTTTCGGTGTGCCGGCGGAAACGCGCCTGCCGCAGGCCGCCTATCGCGCCGAGATTTCCGCAAAGGTCTATGAGGGCATGGCCGAGCGCGCCGCAACGCTTCTGTCGCAGGGCGTCTCGGTAGTGGCCGATGCGGTGTTCGACAGACCGGAGGATCGCAGCCGCATGCGCGCCGCCGCCGACACTGCCACTGCCACTGCCACTACCACTGCCGGGGCGCAGTTTACCGGGATCTGGCTGGATGCGGATGCGGCGCTCCTGCGCAGCCGGGTCGACAAGCGAGCGCCGGGGGTCTCCGATGCCACGCTCGATGTGCTGGCCAGGCAGCTGGAGCGCCGGCCGGATGTCACTGACTGGCAAACGATATCTGCCGACCAGCCGCTCGAGGCGCTCGTCTCGGCCGCATTGCGCGCCTGAGCCACGAGCCGCTCACACGAAGATGGGTTTGGCCGCGGCCACGATTTCCTGCAGAAAGCCCGCCACGGTCCTGATGCGGGCGAGGTCTCGAAGGCTTTCGTGATAGCTCGTCCAATAGGCGCGGCGAATGCTGATCTCGGGCAGGATGCGCACGAGCTCCGGCACCTGCCGGGCGATATAATCGTGCAGAATGCCGATCCCCGCAGCGGAGCGCACCGCCTCTGTCTGGCCTATGGCGCTGGAAATCTCGAAGCCCGCATCCCAGTCACGCATGACTTCGCCGGTAAAATTCAGTTGCGGGGAAAAGATCAGGTCATCGACATAGCCGATGCGCGGATGCTGGCGCAGCTCCTCCACAGTCTCCGGTTCCCCGTGTCGATCGAGATAGGCTTGCGATGCGTAGAGCCCCAGCGTGTAATCGGTCAGCTTGGCCGAGACGAGCCGCCCCTGGCTCGGCCGCTCCACCGTGATCGCCATGTCGGCCTCACGCTGCGAGAGCGAAAAGGAACGCGGGACGGGCACGAGCTGGATGCGCAGATGCGGATGGCGTTGCGTCAGCTGGCCAAGCCGGCTTGCCAAAAAGGCCACGCCGAAACCATCCGGCGCGCCAATGCGCACGGTTCCATCGATCGGCGCGTTCAGCTGGCCCGTTCGCGCCTGGGCCAGCAGCATTTCCGCCTCCATC is a window encoding:
- a CDS encoding LysR family transcriptional regulator, which codes for MDWDNVRIFLAVAREGQLLSASRRLGLNHATLGRRINALEDSLRTRLLIRKPSGCELTAEGHAFLETAERMEAEMLLAQARTGQLNAPIDGTVRIGAPDGFGVAFLASRLGQLTQRHPHLRIQLVPVPRSFSLSQREADMAITVERPSQGRLVSAKLTDYTLGLYASQAYLDRHGEPETVEELRQHPRIGYVDDLIFSPQLNFTGEVMRDWDAGFEISSAIGQTEAVRSAAGIGILHDYIARQVPELVRILPEISIRRAYWTSYHESLRDLARIRTVAGFLQEIVAAAKPIFV
- a CDS encoding bifunctional aminoglycoside phosphotransferase/ATP-binding protein; the encoded protein is MIVDDQRDTRDFLARSANLGQSGPVTLIETHISLIALAGSRAFKMKRAVKLPYVDFSTPDLRLAACEAELLMNSATAPGLYLRVRRIVRATDGQLCLDGEGELVDALVEMVRFDQDLLFDRMAGAGKLTPALMTQTARMIARAHHQAPVIADQDGANRVRAVLAINRAGFATSDVFTADEADRLTAGFETELERLASLLDRRAALGRVRRCHGDLHLRNICLLGGEPRLFDCIEFNASLATTDVLYDLAFLLMDLWHRGFPFLANLVMNRYFDDAGGESDLKDSGLRLLPFFLALRASVRAHVVATQVSEAAQRSPDLVAEARSYFRLAESLFQPRPARLVAIGGLSGSGKSTLADHLAPEIGLPPGARLLESDRLRKALFGVPAETRLPQAAYRAEISAKVYEGMAERAATLLSQGVSVVADAVFDRPEDRSRMRAAADTATATATTTAGAQFTGIWLDADAALLRSRVDKRAPGVSDATLDVLARQLERRPDVTDWQTISADQPLEALVSAALRA